The proteins below come from a single Thalassotalea ponticola genomic window:
- a CDS encoding OmpH family outer membrane protein produces the protein MFVKNLLKSAALTAVASTMMMASSQAMAADQKIATVNVQQVISQLPQMAAIQQSIGAEFKDQVDALKQLEGDIKYKMEKRQRDEAIMSKKEIEQLEKEIVDLRQQYASQAQPLQQNLKRREQEEQQKILKLVKEAIDAVAKKDGYDIVIQQSAVAFSKPDFDISAKVVEQAGKTQ, from the coding sequence ATGTTTGTGAAAAATTTACTTAAATCGGCTGCTTTAACAGCCGTAGCTTCAACTATGATGATGGCATCAAGCCAAGCGATGGCCGCAGACCAAAAGATTGCCACAGTGAATGTTCAGCAGGTCATTTCACAGCTTCCGCAAATGGCGGCAATTCAACAGAGCATTGGCGCTGAGTTTAAAGATCAAGTTGACGCACTAAAACAGCTTGAAGGCGATATCAAGTACAAAATGGAAAAGCGTCAACGCGACGAAGCGATTATGAGTAAAAAAGAGATTGAGCAGCTCGAGAAAGAGATTGTTGATTTGCGTCAACAGTACGCTTCGCAAGCTCAACCTTTGCAACAAAACTTAAAGCGTCGCGAACAAGAAGAGCAACAAAAAATCTTAAAGTTAGTAAAAGAAGCCATTGATGCTGTCGCTAAGAAGGACGGTTATGACATCGTGATTCAGCAGTCAGCGGTAGCATTTTCTAAGCCAGATTTTGATATTTCAGCTAAAGTTGTAGAACAAGCCGGTAAAACCCAATAA